Proteins from a genomic interval of Oceanispirochaeta crateris:
- a CDS encoding ABC transporter substrate-binding protein yields MKKILIVLLITMVAFSAVANGQKDAAEGPLQLKAVGVTLGDIGNPFFFQMGEGAKAAAMEIGGANVRVAVESAQYDLNKQVSQIENFIASGVQIIVLNAVDSKGIAPAVRRAVEAGVIVIAADVGAEGGVNATVTSNNYQAGVQAGEYIVKKLGGKGKVVIANGPPVTAVIDRVNGAKEVFAKNPGIEILSDNQNAGGSRDGGLNVMQDLLTAFPVIDAVFAINDPTGIGCELAIKQAKRESEMFVVGVDGSPDGEVAITQKGSIFEATPAQDPYTMAKTAVEIGWEIMQGNKPAEETILIPVELITADNVASYKGWTSK; encoded by the coding sequence GTGAAAAAAATATTAATAGTTCTCCTGATCACAATGGTAGCGTTCAGCGCTGTCGCAAACGGACAAAAAGATGCAGCTGAAGGACCCCTACAATTAAAGGCAGTGGGCGTCACATTAGGTGACATAGGGAATCCATTTTTCTTCCAGATGGGAGAAGGTGCCAAAGCAGCGGCTATGGAAATTGGCGGAGCGAATGTGCGTGTTGCTGTTGAATCTGCTCAATATGACCTGAACAAACAGGTCAGCCAGATTGAAAATTTTATCGCATCAGGTGTTCAGATCATTGTACTCAATGCTGTTGACTCAAAAGGAATTGCACCTGCTGTTCGTAGAGCCGTAGAAGCTGGTGTTATTGTCATCGCAGCAGACGTCGGTGCAGAAGGTGGTGTTAATGCCACAGTAACTTCCAACAACTACCAGGCTGGAGTTCAGGCTGGAGAGTATATTGTCAAAAAACTCGGTGGAAAAGGAAAGGTTGTTATTGCTAACGGACCTCCTGTAACTGCAGTTATTGACCGTGTAAACGGTGCCAAAGAAGTATTTGCCAAGAATCCCGGAATTGAAATTCTTTCAGACAACCAGAATGCCGGTGGAAGCCGTGATGGTGGATTGAATGTTATGCAGGACCTTCTGACAGCATTTCCTGTTATTGATGCTGTTTTTGCCATCAATGACCCCACCGGAATTGGCTGTGAGTTGGCTATCAAACAGGCAAAAAGAGAGTCTGAAATGTTTGTAGTCGGTGTTGACGGATCTCCTGATGGTGAAGTTGCGATTACTCAGAAAGGATCAATTTTTGAAGCCACACCTGCACAGGACCCCTACACAATGGCTAAAACTGCTGTAGAAATAGGATGGGAAATCATGCAGGGTAACAAACCTGCCGAAGAAACTATTCTGATTCCTGTAGAACTGATCACTGCAGACAATGTTGCCTCCTATAAGGGCTGGACAAGTAAATAA
- a CDS encoding sugar ABC transporter ATP-binding protein gives MKDENLTLRVKGLSKSFPGVKALDKAELEIHPGEVHVVMGENGAGKSTLMKILAGVYTADEGEIYLSGELTQINGTLDAISKGINLIYQELSVAPNLTVAENIFMGSEISRFQLVQRDKMIEKSRVVLKRLGAEFDPTMLAGKLSIAEQQQIEIARALIHESKVLIMDEPTAALSDRETEKLFEVVMSLKNQGISIIYISHRLNEVTRIADRVTVLRDGKYIGTLAKEEIVSSKVVSMMVGRSLDDFYKHEINTDIRRGTFVVENFSDGKTIKNVSFDVGSGEILGLSGLVGAGRTEMARMIFGIDRKVSGQVYLDGEQITIKNPGDAIYHGLGYVPEDRKLQGLFLDMSVGDNIGMNVLGKLAKGGILSKGSNNRFSGSSIAELNIKVTSPNVRVQKLSGGNQQKVLLARWLAIKPKVLILDEPTRGVDVGAKSEIYRIIGELASSGVAVIFISSELPEIVGICQRILIMREGSLIGEISDRSEITQENIMSYATGVREADYSYTKEG, from the coding sequence ATGAAAGACGAGAACCTAACCCTACGTGTAAAGGGGCTCAGCAAGTCTTTTCCAGGAGTGAAGGCTCTGGATAAGGCAGAACTGGAAATACATCCTGGAGAAGTCCATGTTGTCATGGGTGAGAATGGTGCCGGAAAAAGCACGCTAATGAAGATTCTTGCCGGAGTGTATACCGCCGATGAAGGTGAGATATATCTGTCAGGTGAATTGACTCAAATAAATGGGACCCTCGATGCCATCAGCAAAGGTATCAATCTTATTTATCAGGAACTCAGTGTGGCGCCCAATCTGACAGTGGCAGAAAATATTTTTATGGGCAGCGAGATATCACGGTTTCAATTGGTGCAACGGGACAAAATGATAGAAAAATCCAGAGTGGTCCTGAAACGCTTGGGAGCAGAATTTGATCCGACAATGCTGGCTGGAAAACTATCCATTGCCGAGCAGCAGCAGATTGAAATTGCCAGAGCTTTGATTCATGAAAGCAAGGTCCTGATCATGGATGAACCAACGGCCGCCTTGAGTGATAGAGAAACAGAGAAACTCTTTGAAGTCGTTATGTCTCTCAAGAACCAGGGAATTTCCATTATATATATCAGTCACCGTCTGAATGAAGTGACCCGCATCGCCGATAGAGTCACCGTACTACGAGACGGTAAATACATTGGGACTCTAGCTAAAGAAGAGATTGTTTCATCCAAAGTAGTGTCCATGATGGTGGGCCGGTCTCTGGATGATTTCTATAAACATGAAATTAATACAGATATCAGAAGAGGCACATTTGTTGTCGAAAATTTCTCCGACGGTAAAACAATCAAGAATGTCAGTTTTGATGTTGGTTCAGGAGAGATCCTTGGTTTGTCAGGACTCGTCGGTGCTGGACGGACTGAAATGGCCAGGATGATCTTCGGTATTGACCGTAAAGTCTCTGGTCAGGTTTATCTGGATGGAGAACAAATTACGATAAAGAACCCCGGCGATGCCATATATCATGGCCTCGGCTATGTTCCGGAAGACCGAAAGTTGCAGGGTCTTTTTTTAGATATGAGCGTAGGTGACAACATTGGTATGAACGTCCTGGGTAAACTGGCCAAGGGGGGGATTCTTTCAAAGGGGAGTAATAATCGTTTTTCAGGCTCCTCCATAGCAGAATTGAATATTAAGGTAACCTCTCCAAATGTCAGAGTACAGAAGCTTTCAGGAGGGAACCAGCAAAAGGTTCTTCTCGCCCGCTGGCTGGCCATAAAACCTAAAGTTCTCATCCTGGATGAGCCGACCAGAGGAGTGGATGTTGGAGCCAAAAGCGAAATATACAGGATTATCGGAGAACTGGCTTCCAGTGGTGTTGCCGTCATCTTCATATCCAGTGAACTCCCCGAAATTGTGGGAATCTGTCAGAGAATTCTGATTATGCGCGAAGGAAGTCTTATTGGTGAGATTTCAGATCGCTCAGAGATTACTCAGGAAAATATAATGTCCTATGCCACGGGTGTCCGTGAAGCAGATTACAGCTATACAAAGGAGGGTTGA
- a CDS encoding ABC transporter permease subunit codes for MKKPQFLTNTSFMKNLGIFPILVLILILFSFLNPYFMTNHNMTNVLRQASINIVLAAGMTMVILTGGIDLSVGSILASGAVISVSVSLMPTLAPLAVPIGLLFGLLIGLINGALISFVGLPPFIVTLGSMTVFRGAAYLLANGTTVINNDLGFAWIGNEYIGPLPWLSAIALIVILAIWFLLKRTVTGIRIYAVGGNEEAAKLTGIKTWKILLIVYGLSGLLSGLAGVMLASRLYSGNGLLGQGYELDAIAAVILGGTSMTGGIGGIFGTLIGALIIAVLNNGLTIMNISYFWQLVIRGVVIIIAVVIDKFRVSKMRS; via the coding sequence GTGAAAAAGCCCCAATTTTTAACGAATACATCTTTTATGAAGAATCTGGGAATCTTTCCCATACTGGTACTGATCCTTATTTTGTTCTCATTTCTTAATCCCTACTTTATGACAAATCATAATATGACAAATGTACTGCGCCAAGCCTCCATCAATATTGTTTTGGCTGCAGGGATGACAATGGTCATTCTCACAGGTGGTATAGACCTGTCCGTCGGATCAATTCTAGCCTCAGGAGCAGTTATTTCAGTGTCTGTATCCCTGATGCCTACACTTGCCCCCCTGGCAGTGCCCATCGGTCTGCTCTTCGGTCTTCTGATCGGACTGATTAATGGAGCTTTGATTTCCTTTGTCGGTTTGCCGCCCTTTATTGTCACTTTGGGCAGCATGACAGTCTTCAGAGGAGCAGCCTACTTGTTGGCTAATGGCACAACGGTCATAAACAACGACCTTGGATTTGCCTGGATAGGAAATGAATACATCGGTCCTCTCCCCTGGCTTTCGGCCATTGCTCTGATTGTGATTCTGGCTATCTGGTTTCTCCTGAAGAGAACTGTCACGGGTATCCGAATTTATGCCGTGGGAGGAAACGAGGAAGCAGCCAAACTGACGGGAATTAAAACCTGGAAAATACTGCTGATTGTCTATGGATTAAGCGGTTTGCTTTCAGGTTTGGCCGGAGTCATGCTGGCCAGCCGGCTTTACAGCGGGAACGGGCTACTCGGTCAAGGTTACGAACTGGATGCCATTGCTGCGGTTATCCTGGGAGGAACCAGTATGACCGGAGGTATTGGAGGAATATTCGGAACCCTTATAGGGGCGCTGATAATTGCGGTACTGAATAATGGTCTAACCATCATGAATATTTCCTACTTCTGGCAGTTGGTCATCCGAGGTGTTGTTATCATCATTGCCGTTGTTATTGATAAGTTCAGAGTTTCAAAAATGAGATCTTAG
- a CDS encoding ABC transporter permease, which produces MKPLLQDLAGNPWSFQIITHGAQSYFKRYGATLIGLFVLGTVMTIMSPVFLTPGNLINIMRQVSTNGMLAMAMTFVILTGGIDLSVGSVMAFTGTLAAGLIAISGLAVPLAVGIALIAGILIGSVNGLIIASTGIAPFIATLGMMNIVRGFAYIYTGGLPVRVDLESYNRIGLAYMGPIPFQIIYLVILFVLLDLILKRTTFGRHVYAVGDSTDAAYFAGIKVRRIRFSVYALSGFITAFTGVILSARLYSGQPSAGQGFELDAVAACVLGGMSMTGGTGRLMGALLGAMVIGVLNNGLNLLNINSFWQLVVKGFVILIAVYLDDLKKRT; this is translated from the coding sequence TTGAAACCTTTACTGCAGGATTTGGCTGGGAATCCCTGGTCGTTTCAAATCATCACCCATGGGGCACAATCCTATTTTAAACGCTATGGTGCTACTCTTATTGGACTCTTTGTTCTCGGAACAGTCATGACCATCATGAGTCCTGTTTTCCTGACCCCGGGAAATCTGATTAACATCATGAGGCAGGTTTCAACGAATGGTATGTTGGCTATGGCCATGACTTTTGTCATCCTCACCGGAGGGATCGATCTTTCTGTCGGTTCGGTGATGGCCTTTACCGGGACTCTGGCTGCTGGTCTCATTGCCATCTCCGGTCTTGCTGTGCCTCTTGCTGTGGGAATCGCTCTTATAGCGGGAATCCTTATTGGTTCTGTTAATGGGTTGATTATTGCCTCTACAGGAATTGCTCCCTTTATCGCCACCCTGGGGATGATGAATATTGTTCGGGGATTTGCCTATATTTATACAGGCGGTCTGCCTGTGAGGGTCGACCTTGAGTCCTATAACCGCATCGGTCTGGCCTACATGGGGCCTATCCCTTTTCAGATTATTTATCTCGTTATACTTTTTGTTCTTCTGGATCTTATATTAAAACGGACGACCTTCGGTAGGCATGTTTATGCCGTGGGAGACAGTACGGATGCGGCTTATTTTGCCGGTATCAAGGTCCGACGTATCCGTTTTTCTGTTTACGCCCTTTCGGGATTTATAACAGCTTTTACGGGTGTCATTTTATCGGCCCGCCTTTATTCGGGACAGCCATCGGCCGGGCAGGGATTTGAGCTGGATGCGGTGGCGGCTTGTGTTCTTGGCGGTATGAGTATGACCGGTGGAACAGGACGCCTTATGGGGGCCTTGTTGGGTGCCATGGTCATCGGAGTTTTAAACAATGGATTGAATCTGCTTAATATCAATTCATTCTGGCAACTGGTTGTGAAGGGTTTTGTGATTTTGATTGCTGTATATCTGGATGACCTGAAAAAGAGGACCTGA
- a CDS encoding sugar ABC transporter substrate-binding protein: MKHFLLIVVVLLMPAFLSGKGQQEFKGRTYAATFMTLNNSFFVALNDSIKEQCEKNGDRLLSYNPDLDQVRQIDQIQDMISLGVDAIFLNPVDWKGIRPALEEATKAGIPVIVIDAAVYDSDLVISTISSDNYGAGKLIGLDLIARRESAKIAILDHPTNKPSIDRLNGFLDVLGGHPEFKVVATSSAFGSIDGAVPKMENILQTHNDISVVFCTNDPTAVGAISALEAANRKKNVLVYAIDGSPAGMAMVRNGKMMGTVAQSPLKMGKLAVEQAERYLDHQTVEKEIIIPVTLINSGNIRQFAFNSWN, translated from the coding sequence TTGAAACATTTTCTTCTTATTGTCGTGGTCCTTTTAATGCCTGCATTTTTATCCGGGAAGGGGCAGCAGGAGTTTAAAGGTAGAACCTATGCGGCCACCTTCATGACTCTGAATAACTCATTTTTTGTGGCTCTGAATGATAGTATTAAGGAGCAGTGTGAAAAAAATGGGGACAGATTACTATCCTATAATCCAGATTTAGATCAGGTTCGACAAATTGACCAGATACAGGATATGATCTCATTGGGTGTGGATGCCATTTTTCTGAATCCTGTAGACTGGAAGGGAATCAGACCCGCTCTGGAAGAGGCTACTAAAGCCGGGATTCCGGTTATTGTCATCGATGCTGCCGTATACGATAGTGATCTAGTGATCTCGACTATCTCATCGGATAATTATGGTGCCGGAAAGCTCATCGGATTGGATCTTATCGCCCGCAGAGAGTCAGCCAAAATTGCTATTCTGGATCATCCCACGAATAAACCCTCTATCGACAGACTGAATGGCTTCCTGGATGTTCTTGGTGGGCATCCTGAGTTCAAAGTTGTGGCCACAAGCAGTGCCTTCGGGTCCATTGACGGGGCTGTTCCCAAAATGGAAAATATTCTTCAGACACACAACGACATCAGTGTTGTCTTTTGTACCAATGATCCCACTGCCGTGGGGGCCATCTCGGCTTTGGAAGCCGCTAATCGCAAAAAAAATGTTCTGGTATATGCTATCGATGGTTCTCCTGCAGGGATGGCCATGGTCCGGAATGGAAAAATGATGGGTACCGTGGCCCAGTCTCCCCTGAAAATGGGCAAACTGGCGGTGGAGCAGGCTGAAAGGTATCTGGATCATCAAACAGTTGAAAAAGAAATAATCATTCCAGTGACTTTGATAAACAGCGGTAATATCCGCCAATTCGCTTTTAATAGCTGGAATTGA
- a CDS encoding sugar ABC transporter ATP-binding protein, which produces MIISRWMNVLLKLSDICRSFNSVPVLRNINVDFHSGEIHSIVGENGAGKTTLVHIISGLLKPDNGEIQVNGRTWSSLGYQTALKMGIVIVRQNLILPGKSTLAEYIFLGREPSLWGVIDYKTIYKKSDEILRRLQLSFSSSTRVEELNLAEKRMLAVARAVYLHPKILILDEATNLFSTTESERFNRLMGILRNEGMCIIHISHKLDEVLRISDRITVLREGALIVSSLTEKLTRDDVISHMVGKEFTQTYYWKPHFSGGDEILTVQGLGKNRRLKNISLSLREGEVLGLAGLVGSGRTTLGRILFGLDKPDEGTILLRGKSVSIDSPRQALNLGIGYTSEDRHSFGVMEDQSMGFNLTVNILKRISQFFYILKRKERAAISNAMECFLLGKYSPDQLVKTLSGGTQQKVAFARCTSNHPDILIVDEPAREVDIEGSKEIFSILNNLAGQKTAVILISSVLGDLINNCDRILIMKSGQIVKELRKTEFNEEMILHYAIDSRISKKEDTSI; this is translated from the coding sequence ATGATAATTTCCAGATGGATGAATGTTCTCTTAAAACTCTCTGATATTTGCCGTTCATTTAACTCCGTCCCTGTATTACGCAATATCAATGTGGATTTCCATTCCGGAGAGATACACTCCATTGTGGGTGAGAACGGAGCCGGTAAAACCACTCTTGTACATATTATAAGTGGACTTCTTAAACCTGACAATGGCGAAATTCAGGTAAACGGAAGAACTTGGTCATCCCTCGGTTATCAGACTGCTCTTAAAATGGGGATAGTCATCGTCCGGCAAAACCTGATCCTTCCTGGAAAATCGACTCTGGCAGAGTATATCTTTCTCGGTAGAGAACCCTCCCTCTGGGGGGTTATCGATTATAAGACTATTTACAAGAAATCCGATGAAATACTGAGACGGCTGCAGTTAAGTTTTTCATCCAGTACCAGGGTGGAAGAGCTGAATCTTGCCGAAAAGAGAATGCTTGCCGTAGCGAGAGCAGTGTATCTGCATCCGAAAATCCTGATCCTGGACGAAGCTACGAATCTCTTTTCAACTACCGAAAGTGAGAGGTTTAACCGTCTTATGGGAATTCTAAGAAATGAGGGAATGTGTATCATCCATATTTCCCATAAACTGGATGAGGTTTTGAGAATCTCCGATAGGATCACTGTGCTGCGTGAGGGGGCTCTCATTGTCAGCTCCTTGACAGAAAAGTTAACGAGGGATGATGTTATTTCTCATATGGTAGGCAAAGAATTCACCCAAACATATTATTGGAAGCCTCATTTCTCAGGAGGCGATGAAATTCTGACAGTCCAGGGGTTGGGTAAGAACCGCCGTTTAAAAAATATTTCCTTAAGTCTGAGAGAGGGTGAGGTTCTGGGGCTGGCCGGACTAGTCGGATCGGGTCGAACGACTCTGGGGCGTATCCTTTTTGGTTTGGATAAACCCGATGAAGGAACTATCTTATTGAGGGGAAAATCTGTCTCTATTGATTCCCCCCGGCAGGCTTTGAATCTGGGCATTGGTTACACTTCCGAAGACCGTCATAGTTTTGGTGTCATGGAAGATCAGTCCATGGGGTTCAATCTGACAGTCAATATACTTAAACGGATAAGTCAATTCTTCTATATTCTGAAAAGAAAGGAACGGGCTGCCATATCGAACGCCATGGAATGTTTTCTACTTGGAAAATACAGTCCTGATCAATTGGTCAAGACTCTGAGTGGGGGAACTCAGCAAAAGGTGGCCTTTGCCAGGTGCACAAGTAATCATCCTGATATCCTCATCGTAGATGAACCGGCCAGAGAAGTGGACATTGAAGGCTCGAAGGAGATTTTTTCCATTCTTAATAACCTTGCGGGTCAAAAAACAGCTGTTATTCTGATTTCTTCGGTATTGGGAGATCTGATAAACAATTGTGATAGAATCCTTATTATGAAGTCAGGACAGATTGTAAAGGAACTGAGAAAAACAGAGTTTAATGAGGAGATGATTCTTCATTATGCCATTGATTCCAGAATCTCTAAGAAGGAGGATACCTCGATTTGA
- a CDS encoding GntR family transcriptional regulator translates to MSSKESKHRIIYNDLYKKIQTGVYKKGDQIPTEFMLVKEYGISRPTVAKALNDLQEEGLIERKVGAGTFVKNTPQGEEDRYLALLVPDIGRNQILEPLYSQIARSCEEEDYTLIWSGALIGTSEERIQQSFEFCRKYIKQNVAGIFLYPASDIPTETYEKMISLFENAGIPVLIIYQNLYSFSRNTPYDFCGMDSYAMGYRVGCSLISNGSVHPAICWEEESPLISSLLIKGFEEAARESSLQVRTYQMNRSDKLDIKTDEIIGSGTDALFCTSDSLAADFMTELLDREISIPGTIQVAGLGNTRFAKHLKVSLSSLAINMEEIGRMAVDLMRLRLRKPGSTPRKMLIDGQFLERESTLC, encoded by the coding sequence ATGAGTAGCAAAGAATCCAAACACAGAATCATCTATAACGACCTCTATAAAAAAATCCAGACCGGGGTATATAAAAAAGGGGATCAGATTCCCACTGAATTTATGCTGGTCAAAGAGTACGGAATATCCCGACCCACTGTTGCTAAGGCTCTTAATGACCTTCAGGAAGAAGGCTTAATAGAACGAAAAGTCGGAGCAGGAACCTTTGTCAAAAACACTCCACAGGGAGAGGAAGACCGTTACCTGGCTCTTCTTGTCCCCGATATAGGCCGTAACCAGATTTTGGAGCCATTATACTCACAGATAGCCCGTTCCTGTGAAGAAGAAGATTATACCCTCATATGGTCGGGAGCTCTGATAGGAACCTCGGAGGAACGAATACAGCAATCTTTTGAATTCTGCCGAAAGTATATAAAGCAAAATGTAGCAGGTATTTTTCTGTATCCCGCTTCAGACATACCCACAGAAACCTATGAGAAAATGATCAGCCTTTTTGAGAATGCAGGCATTCCAGTTCTCATCATCTATCAAAACCTGTATTCCTTTTCCCGTAACACACCCTATGATTTCTGCGGGATGGACAGCTATGCTATGGGTTACCGGGTCGGATGTTCTCTTATTTCAAATGGGAGTGTACATCCTGCCATCTGCTGGGAAGAGGAAAGTCCTCTTATAAGCTCACTCCTCATCAAAGGTTTTGAAGAAGCCGCCCGGGAATCCTCCCTCCAGGTAAGGACATATCAAATGAACCGAAGTGACAAGCTTGATATAAAAACAGATGAAATCATCGGCTCCGGTACAGATGCCCTGTTCTGTACCTCTGACTCTCTGGCTGCTGATTTTATGACAGAACTTCTGGACAGAGAAATTAGTATTCCAGGAACCATTCAGGTTGCCGGTCTCGGAAATACCCGCTTTGCCAAACACCTGAAAGTCTCTCTCTCCTCTTTGGCTATCAATATGGAAGAAATTGGAAGAATGGCGGTAGACCTGATGCGGCTGCGTCTCAGGAAACCAGGATCTACACCACGGAAGATGTTGATTGATGGTCAGTTTCTTGAACGAGAATCAACTCTCTGCTAA
- a CDS encoding LacI family DNA-binding transcriptional regulator, with the protein MPTIKDIADAVGVSIGTVDRIIHKRGRFSDKTAEKVRQAMEELHYIPNIHARGLKKTKSHSFAAMIPHLAQDGGYWQLVAEGIEKAAQELGSYGSTVQLFTFDRYSSESCLAILKDVLASHVDGLLIAAVRPDDLKPFLRDLTIPYLFIDSDIPELTRTLSYIGQDSYQSGALSGKLMSLLLNHSPQGESGQSILLIEPPGSNPHLAKRIDGFRQFMQENRRDTLLLNMKEDVDDEASFHSCLDEFFRGVQFPPSGIFVANSSVYYVASFLEKRGESYCRIPLIGYDLIPGREGYVEKGIIDFILTQQPEDQGYKGVMSLYDSQVLKKSIQRVVITPLNIITKENLHTFEHYTRNS; encoded by the coding sequence ATGCCTACTATCAAAGATATTGCAGATGCAGTGGGTGTTTCCATAGGAACTGTAGACAGGATCATTCATAAGCGAGGCCGTTTCTCAGATAAGACAGCCGAAAAAGTCAGGCAGGCCATGGAAGAGCTTCACTATATTCCCAATATCCATGCCAGGGGTCTGAAGAAAACGAAGAGCCATAGTTTTGCTGCCATGATTCCTCATCTGGCCCAAGACGGCGGTTACTGGCAGCTCGTTGCAGAGGGCATAGAAAAGGCGGCTCAGGAGCTTGGCTCTTACGGCAGCACAGTTCAATTATTCACATTTGACAGGTATTCTTCAGAATCATGTTTGGCTATCCTAAAAGATGTACTGGCCTCTCATGTTGACGGGCTCCTTATCGCCGCCGTCCGGCCGGATGATTTGAAGCCTTTTTTGAGGGATCTGACAATCCCTTACTTGTTCATCGACTCGGATATTCCAGAATTAACCAGGACTCTTTCCTATATCGGACAGGACTCTTATCAAAGCGGCGCCCTTTCGGGAAAGCTCATGAGTCTGCTTCTCAATCACTCCCCTCAAGGAGAATCTGGTCAATCTATATTGCTTATTGAGCCGCCTGGAAGCAATCCACACCTAGCCAAGAGGATAGATGGATTCCGTCAGTTTATGCAGGAGAACCGGAGGGATACGCTTCTTTTGAATATGAAGGAAGATGTGGATGATGAGGCAAGTTTTCATTCCTGTCTGGATGAGTTTTTCAGGGGAGTCCAGTTTCCTCCCAGCGGAATTTTCGTAGCCAACTCATCGGTTTATTACGTAGCCTCCTTTCTTGAAAAACGAGGGGAGTCTTACTGTCGTATTCCCTTGATTGGGTACGACCTAATTCCCGGTAGAGAGGGCTATGTTGAGAAGGGCATCATCGATTTCATTCTGACCCAGCAACCCGAAGATCAGGGGTATAAGGGGGTCATGTCCCTCTATGATTCCCAGGTCCTCAAAAAGTCAATTCAAAGAGTAGTCATTACGCCCCTGAATATTATTACGAAAGAAAATTTGCATACTTTTGAGCATTACACAAGGAATTCCTGA
- a CDS encoding xylulokinase, which produces MGLKKQIESGQAVLGIELGSTRIKAVLIDANRKPIASGGYDWENSLIDGVWTYDLEEVWTGVQGSYAKLKQDVMAKYGVTLKTVKGLGFSGMMHGYIVFDKEDKQLTPFRTWRNNFTSEASAALTGRFNYNIPQRWSIAHLYQAILNNESHVSEIAYMTTLAGYIHWKLTGEKVMGVGEASGMFPIDLKSKEFDADLINSFDTLIEEKGFKWKLKEILPQVLVAGEKAGTLTKEGALLLDSSGELTPGIPLCPPEGDAGTGMVATNSVAVRTGNVSAGTSVFAMLVLEKALSKVHPEIDLVTTPDGNLVGMAHSNNCTSDYDAWISLFGEAAKALGAEVSVPVLYDTLLGLSLKADPDCGGLLAYGYISGEHMTGFSEGRPLFARSNDSNFTLPNFIRTHLFTSLCALKTGLNILIDEEKVVVDEIRGHGGFFKTAEVGQKIMAAATNTPVSILETAGEGGAWGIALLASYMAQEEEQTLPEFLNDVFKESMGVAVKPDPADVKGFNSFFDRYHKGLPLERAAVENLD; this is translated from the coding sequence ATGGGTCTGAAAAAACAAATTGAATCAGGGCAGGCTGTTCTGGGCATCGAGCTGGGTTCAACCAGGATCAAGGCGGTCCTCATAGATGCGAACAGGAAGCCTATTGCCTCCGGTGGATATGACTGGGAAAACTCTCTTATTGACGGAGTCTGGACCTATGATCTGGAAGAAGTCTGGACAGGGGTTCAGGGCAGTTATGCCAAACTGAAACAGGATGTCATGGCAAAATACGGAGTCACTCTTAAAACAGTAAAAGGCCTCGGTTTCAGCGGTATGATGCATGGATATATTGTCTTCGATAAAGAGGACAAACAGCTCACCCCCTTCAGGACATGGCGTAACAATTTCACCAGTGAAGCCTCGGCTGCACTGACAGGACGTTTCAACTACAACATACCCCAAAGATGGAGCATAGCCCATCTCTATCAGGCTATTTTAAACAATGAATCCCATGTCTCTGAAATCGCTTATATGACAACACTGGCAGGATACATTCACTGGAAACTCACTGGAGAAAAAGTGATGGGTGTCGGCGAAGCCTCTGGAATGTTCCCCATTGATCTTAAAAGCAAAGAGTTTGATGCCGACCTCATCAACAGCTTTGATACACTCATAGAAGAAAAGGGATTCAAATGGAAGCTTAAAGAGATACTGCCCCAGGTGCTGGTTGCAGGAGAGAAAGCAGGAACTCTGACAAAAGAGGGAGCCCTCCTCCTGGATAGCAGCGGAGAACTGACACCAGGAATTCCCCTTTGTCCTCCCGAAGGCGATGCGGGTACAGGAATGGTTGCCACCAACAGTGTTGCCGTCAGAACCGGAAATGTTTCGGCTGGAACGTCTGTGTTCGCCATGCTGGTCCTGGAAAAAGCACTGTCAAAAGTTCATCCCGAGATAGACCTGGTCACTACTCCAGACGGCAATCTTGTGGGAATGGCCCACTCCAATAATTGTACCTCCGATTACGATGCCTGGATATCCCTCTTTGGTGAAGCTGCAAAAGCCCTGGGAGCGGAAGTATCAGTACCGGTCCTCTATGACACCCTACTCGGCCTGTCCCTCAAGGCAGATCCGGATTGTGGAGGTCTTCTGGCTTACGGCTATATCTCAGGAGAACATATGACTGGTTTCAGCGAAGGCCGGCCTCTTTTTGCAAGATCGAATGACAGTAACTTTACCCTTCCAAATTTCATAAGAACCCATCTTTTCACCTCTCTTTGTGCTTTGAAAACGGGCCTGAATATCCTGATAGATGAGGAAAAGGTTGTGGTGGATGAAATAAGAGGACATGGCGGATTTTTCAAGACAGCCGAAGTGGGACAGAAAATCATGGCCGCCGCGACAAACACTCCAGTTTCTATTCTTGAAACAGCTGGTGAAGGCGGAGCATGGGGCATTGCCCTTCTGGCCTCCTATATGGCTCAAGAAGAAGAACAGACCCTCCCTGAATTTCTCAATGATGTTTTCAAAGAAAGTATGGGTGTTGCGGTAAAACCAGACCCCGCAGATGTGAAAGGATTTAATTCCTTCTTCGACCGCTACCATAAGGGGCTTCCCCTGGAAAGAGCTGCCGTAGAAAACCTGGATTAA